The DNA sequence CCCGGATAATAGAATTACTCCTCTCTTCCTCCAAAGTAAATCTCGTTTTATCCGAACTCAGAAATGGTTTTGTTTTATCCGATCTAAAACTACATTTCTGGTCTGATAATGATATATTCGGAAGAGCTTACAAACGGAAAAGTCGCTTCAAGAAAAAAAATTCCCGCTCCATTGACAGCTTTATTGACTTAAAAGAAGGAGACTATATTGTCCATGTCAACCATGGTATCGGTCGTTTTGTTAAAATCGAGAAAGTTACTATTTCCGGAAAGATTCGGGATTTTTTAAAGTTAGAATATGCAGGTAAAGATACTCTATTTGTTCCCTTAGACCAGATCTCTCTTGTTCAGCGATACATCGGAGGCTCCGACCGACCTGCCCTGGATACCTTAGGAAAAGGCACCTGGAAAAAGAGAAAAGAAAGGGTTCAGGAAGCCGTAGATGGTCTCGCGGAAGAATTGGTGCTTATGTATTCCAACCGGATGAAATTACAGGGTTTTCAGTACCCGAAAGATACAATCTGGCAGGAAGAATTTGAAGCTGAATTTGAGTACGAAGAAACCCCGGATCAACTTTCTGCAATAGAAGCCGTAAAAGCCGACCTCGAATCTCCGAGACCCATGGATAGATTGGTTTGCGGCGACGTGGGATACGGAAAAACAGAAGTAGCGATTCGCTCCGCTTTTAAAGTCATCATGGCAGGGAGACAGGTTTTATTTATTGCGCCTACTACAATTCTTGCTTTACAACATTATAATACTTTGAAAGAGCGTTTCAAGAATTTTCCTATTCGCTTAGATATGGTATCTCGTTTTCGTTCCCCCAAAGAAGTAAAGAGATCTATTGAACTCTTTTCAAAAGGCGAGCTGGATCTACTGGTAGGAACCCATGCTCTATTAACCGATTCCATTAATACCAAAAAATTAGGACTTCTTATAATCGATGAAGAACAAAGATTTGGAGTTAATCATAAAGAAGCGATTAAAAAAATGAAAAATCTGGTAGATGTTCTTACCATGACAGCCACTCCTATACCCAGAACCCTACACATGTCGCTTACCGGCATTCGAGATCTATCGATTATCGAAACACCTCCTCGGAACCGGCAGAGTGTAGAAACCTATGTAATGGAAGATAACGAGGAAATCATAAAAACGGCTATTGAAAAAGAATTAGAAAGAGGCGGACAGGTGTTTTATCTTTATAACCGGGTAGAAACCATCGAAGACGAAGCCCGGTATTTATCTACTTTACTCCCCCACGTTTCTTATGGTGTTCTGCACGGCAGGTTGAATGAAGAAGAAGTAGAAGAGACCCTGATTGACTTTAATAGCCGCAAGTATGATGTGTTAGTAACCACAACTATTATTGAATCCGGGATAGACATGCCCAATGTAAATACCATGATAGTAAAACGAGCTGACCTTTTCGGGCTATCCCAGCTATACCAGATACGGGGTCGTGTTGGCCGGGGTGGTAATAAAGCCTATGCTTATCTATTCTATCCACCCAACCGGGTCTTAACCGAACAGGCAGAAAAACGGCTTAATACAATTCAGGAATACCAGGAATTGGGTTCCGGTTTTAAAGTTGCCATGCGCGATTTGGAGATACGTGGTGCCGGAAATCTCCTCGGAAAAGAACAAAGCGGAGACATTATGGAAGTAGGTTTTGATCTTTATGTTCAGATGTTAAATGAAGCCATTACAAGACTGAAAGGCGAGAAAGTGGAAGTGGAAGTTCGTACGGCTTTAACCTTGAGTACCAATTTTTATATACCCGATTCGTACATCCAGGATACAAAACAAAAAATTGAATTTTATAAGAAGTTAGAAGCGACAAGTTCCGCCGAGGAAATAGACGAATTAGCCGGGGAAATGGAAGACCGCTTCGGGCCTATCCCGGATGAAGCCAAAACTTTTATTATTCTGGAAAAAATTCGCACCCTGGCCTCCAGACTCGGATTTGAGTCCATATCGGAAGTTGATTCCGAATTCAGATTTAAGGCAGGGGCTTATTTCAAGGGAGATCCACAAAAAATTATCGGACTTGTTTCCGGGAAATCAGGGGTTTATATTAATCCAAAAGAACCGACCATTCTCTGCTATAAAGCCGGCTCCAAAAAAGAAAAAGATAGGCTCAGTGAAATATATAAAATTCTTCAAAAAATCGAATAAAACCTCTTAAATGGCTTTTTTAGAGGGATTTCCGAAAATCAGGCGAGCTATCGGTGCTTCGTTTGTCTCCTGTTTAAAAAAAAGATAGACCGAAAGAGAAAGCTAAATACTTTGTCTTGAAAAGGAAGAAGTATGAAATTTGTGATCTTGATCCTCCTGAGTTCTTTGAGTTTTTTTTATTTAAGCTGTCAACAAAAAGAA is a window from the Leptospiraceae bacterium genome containing:
- the mfd gene encoding transcription-repair coupling factor; its protein translation is MNSFVEIYSQKLKEAGFPQKYKQHGTFQFYGVAPAASSFLSSALFHSLENTSLLVVAPTNTEAEFLYREALSFCKYEYVYYFPGPEVIPYDYSSLSPSVKRDRIQVLSNILDNKKSLIFTSAIGLLRTVPSPKIIHGKVIEIETNKDFSLNHLIKKLVESGYKREEVCEQFGQFSVKGGILDIFPSNFSDPIRLDFFGDTVEEIKYFDPNTQKSIGKTNKVRILPADEFILSETEKETFFQKLNSFDKKLKRPEFEIKDDWLKEELIPLVYDTVSLLSYFNSEPYILYTDRDEVLQRTEQIQREYESLYEKRKEEIICLPPSSLLNLTDSKSFLIEKEGIQYRLLKPSRLKENELILDIKPVESFRGKIRDVRAKIEELIKVKEQIVLTSSFSAQTERLKSLFAEQGAEVLQEGNEEPRIIELLLSSSKVNLVLSELRNGFVLSDLKLHFWSDNDIFGRAYKRKSRFKKKNSRSIDSFIDLKEGDYIVHVNHGIGRFVKIEKVTISGKIRDFLKLEYAGKDTLFVPLDQISLVQRYIGGSDRPALDTLGKGTWKKRKERVQEAVDGLAEELVLMYSNRMKLQGFQYPKDTIWQEEFEAEFEYEETPDQLSAIEAVKADLESPRPMDRLVCGDVGYGKTEVAIRSAFKVIMAGRQVLFIAPTTILALQHYNTLKERFKNFPIRLDMVSRFRSPKEVKRSIELFSKGELDLLVGTHALLTDSINTKKLGLLIIDEEQRFGVNHKEAIKKMKNLVDVLTMTATPIPRTLHMSLTGIRDLSIIETPPRNRQSVETYVMEDNEEIIKTAIEKELERGGQVFYLYNRVETIEDEARYLSTLLPHVSYGVLHGRLNEEEVEETLIDFNSRKYDVLVTTTIIESGIDMPNVNTMIVKRADLFGLSQLYQIRGRVGRGGNKAYAYLFYPPNRVLTEQAEKRLNTIQEYQELGSGFKVAMRDLEIRGAGNLLGKEQSGDIMEVGFDLYVQMLNEAITRLKGEKVEVEVRTALTLSTNFYIPDSYIQDTKQKIEFYKKLEATSSAEEIDELAGEMEDRFGPIPDEAKTFIILEKIRTLASRLGFESISEVDSEFRFKAGAYFKGDPQKIIGLVSGKSGVYINPKEPTILCYKAGSKKEKDRLSEIYKILQKIE